In Aedes albopictus strain Foshan chromosome 3, AalbF5, whole genome shotgun sequence, the following are encoded in one genomic region:
- the LOC134291844 gene encoding uncharacterized protein LOC134291844, with amino-acid sequence MPQPLIDLSRFSNWNRLLRTTAYLLRAVKLFRTRGKSGPLTSEELLQAENLLWRQVQYETFPDEYCVLEFNKANPEKKQKRIEKSSPLFEQSPFMDDVGVIRMNSRISAAPTVSFRMKYPIILPREHTLTALLVESYHRRFKHQNGETVFNEIRQQFRIPKLRPLIQRVARSCQSCRLRKSTPRPPIMAPLPKVRLTPHIRAFSHTGVDYFGPILVKQGRSLMKRWVALFTCLTKRAVHLEIVYSLSTQSCVMAIRRFVARRGFPSDLYSDNGTCFRGASNLLTEQMEAIHEHCAVTFTNARTSWHFNPPSAPHMGGCWERMVRSVKAAMGAISEHPRHPSDEVLETVVLEAEAIVNSRPLTYVPLDNENQEALTPNHFLLYGSSGMVQPRTSLVADGATLRDSWKLAQFLADLFWKRWVREYLPTLTRRTKWFEPAKPMEPGDLVVIVEENKRNGWLRGRVVEVIRGKDGQARSAVIRTADGILKRPMVKLALLEVRDDQEQGTPELHGRGNVKNRQSSNTDCRGVNSERSPAGTRHRDSRQKSTPEQ; translated from the coding sequence ATGCCGCAGCCTTTGATTGACTTGAGTAGATTCTCGAATTGGAACCGCCTTTTACGCACGACGGCGTATTTGCTACGCGCAGTGAAGTTGTTCCGAACGCGAGGCAAATCGGGACCGCTGACCAGCGAGGAGTTGCTGCAGGCTGAAAATTTGCTGTGGCGACAGGTGCAGTATGAAACTTTCCCGGACGAGTACTGTGTGCTGGAATTCAACAAGGCGAATCCGGAGAAGAAGCAGAAGCGAATCGAGAAGAGCAGTCCATTGTTCGAACAGTCGCCGTTCATGGACGACGTGGGCGTGATAAGGATGAATAGCAGGATTAGTGCTGCTCCTACCGTATCCTTTAGAATGAAATATCCAATTATCTTGCCGAGGGAACACACTCTAACAGCCCTTCTTGTCGAGAGTTACCACAGACGGTTCAAACATCAGAACGGTGAAACGGTGTTCAACGAAATACGTCAGCAGTTTCGAATACCGAAGTTGCGCCCTCTGATACAACGTGTCGCCCGGAGCTGCCAGAGCTGCAGGCTTCGGAAGTCAACCCCACGACCACCAATAATGGCACCACTTCCGAAGGTTCGGTTGACACCCCACATCCGTGCGTTCAGCCACACTGGCGTCGACTACTTCGGCCCGATCCTGGTTAAGCAGGGTCGTAGTTTGATGAAACGCTGGGTGGCACTCTTCACGTGTCTGACTAAACGAGCGGTGCACCTGGAGATAGTGTACAGCCTTTCAACACAATCCTGTGTGATGGCAATCCGCCGATTCGTTGCACGCAGAGGATTCCCGTCAGACCTCTACTCAGACAACGGAACCTGTTTTCGCGGAGCTAGCAACCTGTTGACGGAGCAGATGGAAGCCATTCACGAACACTGTGCTGTGACCTTCACCAATGCCAGAACGAGCTGGCACTTCAATCCCCCATCTGCACCTCACATGGGGGGCTGTTGGGAACGGATGGTGCGTTCTGTGAAGGCAGCTATGGGAGCCATCTCAGAACATCCTCGTCATCCAAGCGACGAGGTTCTGGAGACTGTAGTGTTGGAAGCCGAAGCGATTGTGAATTCACGGCCGCTGACCTACGTACCACTCGACAACGAAAACCAAGAGGCATTAACACCGAACCATTTTCTGCTATACGGATCAAGTGGTATGGTACAACCGCGGACTTCACTGGTGGCTGACGGTGCCACGCTACGGGACAGCTGGAAGCTGGCCCAGTTTCTGGCAGATTTATTTTGGAAACGTTGGGTCCGTGAGTATCTACCGACGCTCACTAGACGGACTAAATGGTTTGAGCCCGCGAAGCCTATGGAACCCGGAGATTTAGTCGTTATTGTCGAAGAAAATAAGCGGAATGGATGGTTGCGAGGACGTGTCGTCGAAGTCATTCGAGGTAAGGATGGCCAGGCTCGAAGCGCAGTAATACGCACCGCTGATGGGATCTTGAAACGGCCGATGGTGAAGCTGGCGTTGTTGGAAGTTCGCGATGATCAGGAACAAGGAACCCCGGAACTACACGGGAGGGGGAATGTTAAAAACCGGCAATCTTCCAACACTGATTGTCGTGGAGTGAATTCCGAGCGCTCCCCTGCTGGTACCCGTCATCGCGACAGCAGACAAAAGTCAACGCCAGAACAGTAA